Within the Trachemys scripta elegans isolate TJP31775 chromosome 4, CAS_Tse_1.0, whole genome shotgun sequence genome, the region cctgttatccaataaaccttccactttactggctggctgagagtcatggtgaatcgcaggaagctgggggtacAGGGACCTGAGTCCCCGACACTCCGCGACAACTGGTGGTAGCGGTgagatctactgcaccccgtggacggcgcttcctgcagtaagtgactggggagcagtaaaacgaagggggatcgACGGGGACCAGGTGggctgaagagtcagagagagatggTTCAGGGGGCGattaacccctgggagtgtgtgaccagtgagaaggacttttgcagtaacagggtcccccgggggatcGCAGTGAACGGTCCCGGggtggaggagtctgcagctcgaccctggcagagaggtggtgacctgaagaagggctggcacactaggggtccccctggaaCGGTGGAAAGCGGAGAGCACAGGCCagcgagtggccagcaggaggatgtATGCTAAAcgccttaagagcgacctggtggagctgtgcaggcagagggggctgcgcattgggaggtccaccaaagaacagctaatTGCCCAGCTCGAGGAGAGGGATCGCTTAGATGAACCAAGCCCCGTCCCTGAGAGAAGCTGCTCGGCGGATGCAGTGTGGGCTCCGGGGCCTGACATGGCTGGGAGGGTTCACACTGCTGCCGAGGACATCCCGAGACTCTGCCTACCTATAcctaggggaggggttgggggaagtcCAGCGAATACCGAGGGCACCCTGATCCCggcggccagcaggggatcgtcCCGGCAGAGCTCCCCATCCCGGGAGCGGATGCGACTGGAATATGACAGGGAGCGGAGACTGAAAGAGTTCGAGTTAAGGCAGCAAGAACTGAAGCAtgagcaggaagagaaggagaaacaacGTCAGCATGAGCGAGACCAACGTCAGCATGAGGAGAATCAACGTCAGCATGAGCTGGAACTGGTcaggctgaggagcagtggggccccggctgcggtgagcgaggggggacccaagactgcaaagagctttgataagtgcttcctggcccagcgtaaggagggggaggacatagATACCTTCCTGATGGCCTTTGAGAATACCTGCAAGCTGCtccaggttgaccctgcagacaggctccagtttctcatcccctCACTGGACTCCACAGCCAGGGAGGTGTACAGCCAACTGAAAAGGGCGGAGACGGGGGACTACGAAatgttcaaaaaggccctgctccgcgagtttgggctgacccctgagatgtactggaaaaggttccggagtcagcgtAAAACCCATGAGGTCACATACCTACAACTAGCCAACCGGGCGCAGGGGTATGCCCGCAAGTGGACAGCTGGGGCCCAAACTAAAGAGGACCTGCTTGACCTATTCGTACTGGAGCACGTGTATGAGCAGTGCCCATCTGACCTGAGGCGATGGTTGATGGaccaaaagccagagaacccgcagcATGCAGGCCAGCTGGCCGACGAGTTTGTGAACAGTCGGGCCGGGGATAAccgggaggagtcccaaaggaacaggcccgccacaacgcagagagagagtcaccatgggacctcccagCAAGGAACTATGGAGAACCCCCACCAAAGGGGAACATCCAGCGTCAGGTCCATCCGACCCACTCAAGGGGACCCACGGGACATGGACTGTTATCACTGTGGTCAAGAGGCCACATAcaggcccagtgccccaggctcagggacagactgagcagaccgaacccacagagggttgactgggtagagacccagccgggcgagaggcagcattcccagggaaggggggctcgcagagtaccacctgctaaggaaggaggagagctccaggccagctcctctggggggctggatgctccaaaCTCAGGGTTTTCGGTTTACAGGGTGGGCGCGGGGCTGCCCCTCCGGAGagagtgccttgttcccctggaggtggatgggaggaaggtcaatggatactgggatacgggcgcagaggtaacgctggcccggcccgaggtggtggccccagattgGGTGGTGCCcgacacctacctgaccctgacgggggtgggtgggaccccattcaaggtgcctgtggcgagggtacacctgaagtggggggccaaggagggccccaaggatgtgggggtgcaccaccatttgcccactgaggtgttgatggagGGGGACCGGGAGGTCTGGCCAAGCGACCCTCCGGGTGCCCTGGTCATGACCTgtagtcagagccggcgaggggcactgcacCCTGACCTTGGGAAGGGTaccttgcctgaggcgcaggaccctaacctggtggggagggaccGCCCAGGGACACAGCTCAGGGGGGCTGCGGCCTCAGACCCAGCCAGCGAGAGAGAGCAGGTGCGCccagccctgtcccagctgctgagttccaggccgacttgcagaaagatccctccttgcagaagataagggacctggcggACCTCAgggcggtacagaccatggggagaggctgccaggagaggttcctgtgggagaaggggttcctgtaccgagaatgggcttcCCCAGGGGAAGCGGAGTTgtggggggatcaggaggcagctggtggttccccagaagtttcgccacaagctactgtacctggcccatgacatccctctcgcagggcaccagggaatccggcgcaccaggcagaggctgctacagaacttttactggcctggggtctttaccaacgtccgacagtactgccgatcctgtgacccctgtcagagggtggggaaggcccgggacaagaGGAAAGCAGCGTTGTGgcctttgcccatcatagaggagcctttccagaaggtggctatGGACATAGTGGGACCTCTCAGCAAGATGACCCAgtcagggaagaaatacattctggtggtggtagatttcgccaCTCGCTACCCCGAGGCAGTGCCCTTATCGTCCATCAAAGCGGACACTGTGGCAGATGCGCTGCTCACCATTTTCAGCCGAGTGGGGTTTCCCTAGGAAGTCTTAACTGTCcaagggtccaacttcatgtcggccctactccagtgcttgtgggagaaTTGCGGGGTCTGGCACAACTGGGCCTCAGCGTATCACCCCCAATCCaatgggctggtggagaggttcaacgGGACACTAAAGATGATGCTAAAAACCATTTATGAACCAGCACccacaggactgggacaagtacttacctcGCCTGCTGTTCGcgtacagggaggtaccccaggagTCTACCGGGTTTTCGCCTTTCGAACTGTTATATGGAAGGCGGGTAAGGGGGCCCCTGGACCTGATGAGagacgaatgggaggggaaggccccTCCTGATGGAGAGTCggtggtggagtatgtcctgacCTTCCGGGAGCTCATGGGCCTGGCCAAGGAAAATCTGGCCcgagcccagaggaagcagaaggtctggtatgacaGCACGGCGCGGGCCCGCGCCTTTGCCACCAGGGATCAGGTGATGGTCCTCATCCTCATGAGGAAGAACAAACTCCAGGCCGCATGGGAAGGGCccttcaaggttgtcaagcaactaaatgaggtaaactatgtggtggagctgtcgAACCGGGCGCACCACCGCCGGGTGTACCATGTaaatatgatgaagccatattatg harbors:
- the LOC117876065 gene encoding uncharacterized protein LOC117876065, which gives rise to MYAKRLKSDLVELCRQRGLRIGRSTKEQLIAQLEERDRLDEPSPVPERSCSADAVWAPGPDMAGRVHTAAEDIPRLCLPIPRGGVGGSPANTEGTLIPAASRGSSRQSSPSRERMRLEYDRERRLKEFELRQQELKHEQEEKENQRQHELELVRLRSSGAPAAVSEGGPKTAKSFDKCFLAQRKEGEDIDTFLMAFENTCKLLQVDPADRLQFLIPSLDSTAREVYSQLKRAETGDYEMFKKALLREFGLTPEMYWKRFRSQRKTHEVTYLQLANRAQGYARKWTAGAQTKEDLLDLFVLEHVYEQCPSDLRRWLMDQKPENPQHAGQLADEFVNSRAGDNREESQRNRPATTQRESHHGTSQQGTMENPHQRGTSSVRSIRPTQGDPRDMDCYHCGQEATYRPSAPGSGTD